One window of the Streptomyces asoensis genome contains the following:
- a CDS encoding PP2C family protein-serine/threonine phosphatase, translating into MPPHVSADRSAAQPPGRGSVDALITQTRRLKGDMDAVRQDARSDATDPQGRWQRALYDLALHQLDDLDTHLAQLRDGPPPVPAAERAPAEPSAPRRESLLSRVGSAEWNLLTDEAVWSEELYGILGRDPAAPPLTLDELPALVLDEDRPKLTAMVTDCLIDARPIDGEFRVVRPDGEHRTVHMMGEPVLDSEGGTTSMWAVLRDVSELRRSQRAVRESRDSLQRQRHRAQTEHRLAVELQEAVLPPWRGSPRLPHQGPRSLDLAAHYLPAATTSQIGGDWYDALELSDGQTLLSVGDLTGHGPTVTSTTAMLLGALRGMAMAGTRPAQLMSWLNQLLDATVQPALGSAVCCRYRPDTRTLMWAQAGHPVPLLFRDGTGRRLDAPEGVLLGATARAAYGQAEETLEEGDLLLLHTDGLAPADRLLGLAPRLDRARTAQECVRMVVEECGESERADDACVLVARVTR; encoded by the coding sequence ATGCCGCCCCATGTCTCTGCGGACCGCTCAGCCGCCCAGCCGCCGGGGCGCGGCTCGGTCGACGCGCTGATCACGCAGACCCGGCGGCTCAAGGGCGACATGGACGCCGTACGGCAGGACGCCCGCAGCGACGCGACGGACCCGCAGGGACGCTGGCAGCGCGCGCTCTACGACCTGGCGCTGCATCAACTCGACGACCTCGACACGCACCTGGCCCAGTTGCGGGACGGTCCGCCGCCCGTGCCGGCCGCCGAGCGCGCGCCCGCCGAGCCGTCCGCTCCCCGGCGCGAGTCGCTGCTGAGCCGGGTCGGCAGCGCGGAGTGGAACCTGCTGACGGACGAGGCCGTCTGGTCCGAGGAGCTCTACGGGATCCTCGGCCGCGACCCCGCCGCTCCCCCGCTCACCCTCGACGAACTGCCCGCGCTCGTCCTCGACGAGGACCGGCCGAAGCTGACGGCGATGGTCACCGACTGCCTGATCGACGCCCGGCCCATCGACGGCGAGTTCCGCGTCGTACGCCCGGACGGCGAGCACCGCACCGTGCACATGATGGGCGAGCCCGTGCTCGACTCCGAGGGCGGCACCACCTCGATGTGGGCCGTGCTGCGGGACGTCAGCGAACTGCGCCGCAGCCAGCGGGCGGTACGCGAGAGCCGTGACTCGCTCCAGCGGCAGCGGCACCGCGCCCAGACCGAACACCGGCTCGCGGTGGAGCTCCAGGAGGCCGTGCTGCCACCGTGGCGCGGCTCCCCGCGCCTGCCGCACCAGGGCCCCCGCTCCCTCGACCTCGCCGCCCACTATCTGCCCGCCGCGACGACCTCACAGATCGGCGGCGACTGGTACGACGCGCTCGAACTCTCCGACGGGCAGACGCTGCTCAGCGTCGGTGACCTCACCGGCCACGGCCCGACCGTCACCTCGACCACGGCGATGCTGCTGGGCGCCCTGCGCGGGATGGCCATGGCCGGCACCCGGCCGGCCCAACTGATGTCCTGGCTCAACCAGTTACTGGACGCAACGGTCCAACCGGCCCTGGGCAGCGCGGTCTGCTGCCGCTACCGGCCGGACACCCGCACCCTGATGTGGGCGCAGGCCGGGCACCCCGTCCCCTTGCTGTTCCGCGACGGGACGGGACGCCGGCTGGACGCACCGGAGGGCGTACTCCTCGGAGCCACCGCCCGCGCCGCCTACGGGCAGGCCGAGGAGACCCTCGAAGAAGGCGACCTGCTCCTGCTGCACACCGACGGCCTGGCACCCGCCGACCGCCTCCTCGGCCTGGCCCCTCGTCTGGACAGGGCGCGCACCGCGCAGGAGTGTGTGCGGATGGTCGTGGAGGAGTGCGGCGAGAGCGAACGCGCCGACGACGCCTGCGTGCTCGTCGCCCGGGTCACCCGGTGA
- a CDS encoding DNA-binding protein NsdB, with the protein MSGQPNTRLSDLFGLAGWSKGELARLVNRQAAAMGHPQLSTDTSRVRRWIDMGEIPRDPVPRVLAALFTERLGRVVTIEDLGLVRHGRTGNRPGGGSVKHPDDVPWAPERTAAVLTEFTGMDLMLNRRGLVGAGAALAAGSALSSAMYEWLHTDPTLSSDAPVIDHPLLHHADPAGFDRYEAAPIGTEEVDELERSVEVFRAWDAARGGGLQRKAVVGQLNEVGGILAYHHPSHLQRRLWGVAANLAVLAGWMSHDVGLEPTAQKYFVIAAHAAREGGDRPRAGEALSRAARQMVHLGRPDEALDLMKLAQSGSGDNVTARTRAMFHTIEAWAQASMGKGQAMRRTLGRAEDLFVSDKGDVAPPSWMQTFKDEDLYGMQALAYRTLAEFEPQAAAHAQYYAEKALALRVDGRERSKIFDHLSMASACFIADDPEQADRFARLALMSMGSNSSRRTWDRLSQMYRLTAEYANYPRISELREEIRLALPKQKGSRGSKGGNGAQV; encoded by the coding sequence GTGAGCGGACAACCCAACACCCGCCTCTCGGACCTGTTCGGCCTGGCCGGCTGGTCCAAGGGGGAACTCGCGAGGCTGGTCAACCGGCAGGCGGCGGCCATGGGCCACCCCCAGCTGTCGACCGACACCTCCCGGGTGCGGCGGTGGATCGACATGGGAGAGATCCCGCGCGATCCGGTACCGCGGGTGCTGGCGGCTCTGTTCACCGAGCGTCTCGGCCGTGTCGTGACCATCGAGGACCTCGGTCTGGTCCGGCACGGGCGTACAGGGAATCGGCCCGGCGGCGGGAGCGTAAAACATCCCGACGATGTGCCGTGGGCGCCCGAACGGACTGCTGCGGTCCTCACCGAATTCACGGGAATGGACCTCATGCTCAACCGACGCGGCTTGGTGGGCGCGGGTGCCGCGCTCGCCGCGGGATCAGCTCTCAGCAGTGCCATGTACGAGTGGCTGCACACCGACCCCACCCTCTCCTCCGACGCTCCTGTCATCGACCATCCCCTCCTCCACCATGCCGACCCCGCCGGGTTCGACCGCTACGAGGCCGCCCCCATCGGAACGGAGGAGGTGGACGAACTCGAGCGCTCGGTGGAGGTGTTCCGGGCCTGGGACGCGGCCCGCGGCGGCGGGCTTCAGCGCAAGGCCGTCGTGGGACAGCTCAACGAGGTGGGCGGCATCCTCGCCTACCACCATCCCTCCCATCTCCAGCGGCGCCTGTGGGGTGTCGCGGCCAACCTCGCCGTCCTCGCGGGCTGGATGTCGCACGACGTCGGTCTGGAGCCCACGGCCCAGAAGTACTTCGTCATCGCCGCCCATGCCGCACGAGAGGGCGGTGACCGGCCGCGGGCCGGCGAGGCGCTCTCCCGGGCGGCCCGTCAGATGGTCCACCTCGGGCGGCCCGACGAGGCCCTCGACCTGATGAAACTCGCCCAGTCCGGATCCGGCGACAACGTGACCGCGCGCACCCGGGCGATGTTCCACACCATCGAGGCCTGGGCGCAGGCGTCGATGGGCAAGGGCCAGGCCATGCGCCGTACCCTCGGTCGGGCGGAGGACCTCTTCGTCTCCGACAAGGGCGACGTCGCACCGCCGTCCTGGATGCAGACCTTCAAGGACGAGGATCTGTACGGCATGCAGGCGCTGGCCTACCGCACGCTGGCCGAGTTCGAGCCGCAGGCGGCCGCGCACGCCCAGTACTACGCGGAGAAGGCGCTGGCGCTGCGCGTCGACGGGCGGGAGCGGTCGAAGATCTTCGACCATCTGTCCATGGCGTCCGCCTGCTTCATCGCCGACGACCCCGAACAGGCGGACCGGTTCGCGCGGCTGGCCCTGATGTCGATGGGGTCGAACTCCTCCCGGCGCACCTGGGACCGGCTGAGCCAGATGTACCGGCTCACCGCGGAGTACGCCAACTACCCGAGGATCAGCGAGTTGCGTGAGGAGATCAGGCTGGCGCTGCCGAAGCAGAAGGGCAGCAGGGGGAGCAAGGGGGGCAACGGCGCCCAGGTGTGA
- a CDS encoding aminoglycoside phosphotransferase family protein: MYAASSSVSAPPRSLHTRPGGGGPYLDPAARSAAPGLGAGPARRPAGLGTQPLSGRLDLSGPQGAQLRTAIASVHRICPEFAPVQVLRRSGRSVLLVGTTGRSTAVAKCLLDHSPVWAEQIRHEIAAYRTFVRHRPPVRAPRLIAADPDNCTLVIERMPGRVAALQLHPTEAPPRADVRAALGAVCRLNAWRPPAGTFDAPLDYAARISRYHELGLLTDRDMGDLQKLLHGIAATAGRQGMGQFCHGDALLSNILLSPAGPVLVDWEHAGWYLPGYDLATLWSALGDAPVARRQISQIAQSAGPASRDAFLVNLMLVLTREIRTYETAVQRSMHDVAATAPGAHPGGAPSGEEQRLLLRRLHDDCQLARRAVRAAVGTR; the protein is encoded by the coding sequence ATGTACGCAGCATCGTCCTCCGTGTCCGCCCCGCCCCGGTCGCTGCACACCCGCCCGGGCGGCGGCGGCCCCTATCTCGATCCCGCCGCGCGGTCGGCGGCTCCCGGGCTCGGCGCCGGTCCGGCCCGGCGTCCCGCGGGGCTCGGCACCCAACCGCTCAGCGGGAGACTCGACCTGTCCGGCCCCCAGGGCGCCCAGCTGCGCACGGCGATCGCGTCCGTGCACCGGATCTGCCCGGAGTTCGCCCCGGTCCAGGTGCTGCGCCGCAGCGGACGCTCGGTGCTGCTGGTCGGCACGACCGGCCGCAGCACGGCGGTCGCCAAGTGTTTACTCGACCACTCCCCCGTGTGGGCCGAGCAGATCCGGCACGAAATAGCCGCGTACCGCACGTTCGTCCGGCACCGCCCTCCGGTACGGGCGCCGAGACTGATCGCGGCGGACCCGGACAACTGCACACTGGTGATCGAGCGGATGCCGGGGCGGGTGGCGGCACTCCAGCTGCACCCCACCGAGGCCCCGCCGCGGGCGGACGTCCGGGCGGCACTCGGCGCGGTCTGCCGGCTCAATGCCTGGCGGCCGCCGGCGGGGACGTTCGACGCCCCGCTGGACTACGCCGCCCGTATCTCCCGCTACCACGAGCTGGGTCTGCTCACCGACCGGGACATGGGCGACCTCCAGAAGCTGCTGCACGGCATCGCGGCCACCGCGGGCCGGCAGGGCATGGGCCAGTTCTGTCACGGCGACGCCCTCCTGTCGAACATCCTTCTCTCACCGGCCGGTCCAGTGCTGGTGGACTGGGAGCACGCGGGTTGGTATCTGCCGGGCTACGACCTGGCGACACTGTGGTCGGCGCTGGGCGACGCGCCGGTGGCGCGCCGTCAGATCAGCCAGATCGCCCAGTCGGCGGGCCCGGCCTCGCGTGACGCCTTCCTGGTGAACCTGATGCTGGTCCTGACCCGCGAGATCCGCACCTACGAGACGGCCGTGCAGCGTTCGATGCACGACGTCGCCGCGACGGCCCCGGGAGCCCATCCGGGTGGCGCGCCGTCCGGCGAGGAACAGCGCCTGCTGCTGCGACGGCTGCACGACGACTGCCAGCTGGCCCGCCGGGCCGTACGCGCGGCGGTCGGCACTCGCTGA
- a CDS encoding N-acetylmuramoyl-L-alanine amidase, translating to MASAALLLPLLGAASPAEATDPSTSRAAEATSLRRAFAAAAAEYHVPRSLLLGVSYLQSRWDTHGGAPSVTGGYGPMHLTDARTALAEAPHHSQGAEDARGDSARPARVPETRLPAGDEIPARLRTLPRAAELTGLSAEELRTDPAANIAGGAALLAAAQRSLGEPLSADPADWYGAVARFSGADDSATAATYADDVYDVLRTGAERTTDAGGPVALAAVPGLAPRTAQLRETGLRTASTTGTECPTTVSCEWIPAPYEQFGDNDYGNHDLGGRPVAPSIKYIVVHDTEGGWEGVLNMVQDPTYVSWSYTLRSTDGHVAQHVKAKDVAWHAGNWYVNAKSIGLEHEGFLAQPDSWYTEAMYRSSARLVKYLAARYGIPLDRQHVLGHDNVPGPTTATVSGMHTDPGPYWDWRHYFELLDRPFAATARRSGGGLVTIRPDYLANQPVYTDCVTKGRPCAAHGSGAVRLYSDHDEKSALIKDIGQGSAPTTGVNDISSRVSTGQQYAVADQWGDWTAIWYLGQKAWFHNPKDQPTAVPAAGQVITPKDGRDSVPVYGRAYPEASAYPAGVPAQAVSPLPYTLPKGQKYVVGDKVPGEYYYAVTFATGSHQVVIGEDQYYEIQYGHRVAFVRAADVKLVSSTS from the coding sequence ATGGCGTCGGCGGCTCTGCTGCTCCCGTTGCTCGGCGCGGCCTCCCCGGCCGAGGCCACGGATCCCTCGACTTCCCGAGCTGCCGAAGCGACCAGCCTCCGGCGGGCCTTCGCCGCCGCGGCCGCCGAGTACCACGTGCCGCGGAGCCTGCTGCTGGGCGTCTCCTACCTCCAGTCCCGCTGGGACACGCACGGCGGAGCGCCCAGCGTGACCGGCGGCTACGGGCCGATGCACCTCACCGACGCCCGTACGGCGCTCGCCGAGGCCCCGCACCACAGCCAGGGCGCGGAGGACGCCCGCGGCGACTCCGCCCGCCCGGCCCGTGTCCCGGAGACGCGGCTCCCGGCCGGCGACGAGATCCCGGCCCGGCTGCGGACGCTGCCGAGGGCGGCGGAGCTGACCGGCCTCAGCGCCGAGGAGCTGCGCACGGACCCCGCGGCCAACATCGCGGGCGGCGCCGCGCTCCTCGCCGCCGCGCAGCGGAGCCTGGGCGAGCCGCTGAGCGCCGACCCGGCGGACTGGTACGGCGCGGTGGCGCGCTTCTCGGGCGCGGACGACAGCGCGACGGCCGCCACCTACGCCGACGACGTGTACGACGTGCTCCGCACCGGCGCGGAGCGCACCACGGACGCCGGTGGGCCGGTCGCCCTGGCCGCCGTGCCGGGTCTGGCCCCGCGGACCGCCCAGCTACGGGAGACCGGCCTGCGCACGGCCTCCACGACTGGCACCGAGTGCCCGACGACGGTGTCCTGCGAGTGGATCCCGGCGCCGTACGAACAGTTCGGCGACAACGACTACGGCAACCACGACCTCGGCGGTCGGCCTGTCGCGCCGAGCATCAAGTACATCGTCGTGCACGACACCGAGGGCGGCTGGGAGGGGGTGCTGAACATGGTCCAGGACCCCACCTATGTGTCCTGGAGCTACACCCTGCGCTCCACCGACGGGCATGTCGCCCAGCATGTGAAGGCCAAGGACGTGGCCTGGCACGCGGGCAACTGGTACGTCAACGCCAAGTCGATCGGCCTGGAGCACGAGGGCTTCCTCGCCCAGCCGGACTCCTGGTACACGGAGGCGATGTACCGGTCGTCGGCGCGGCTGGTGAAGTACCTGGCCGCGCGGTACGGCATCCCGCTGGACCGGCAGCACGTCCTGGGCCACGACAACGTGCCCGGGCCGACCACCGCGACCGTCTCCGGGATGCACACCGACCCGGGCCCCTACTGGGACTGGCGGCACTACTTCGAACTGCTGGACCGGCCCTTCGCGGCGACGGCCCGCAGGAGCGGCGGCGGTCTGGTGACGATCCGGCCGGACTACCTCGCCAACCAGCCGGTGTACACGGACTGCGTCACCAAGGGCCGGCCGTGCGCGGCCCATGGTTCCGGCGCGGTGCGGCTGTACTCCGACCACGACGAGAAGTCGGCCCTGATCAAGGACATCGGCCAGGGCTCGGCCCCGACCACGGGCGTGAACGACATCTCCTCGCGGGTGTCCACCGGCCAGCAGTACGCGGTCGCCGACCAGTGGGGTGACTGGACGGCGATCTGGTACCTGGGCCAGAAGGCGTGGTTCCACAACCCGAAGGACCAGCCGACGGCGGTACCCGCGGCGGGCCAGGTGATCACTCCGAAGGACGGCCGCGACAGCGTTCCGGTCTACGGCCGCGCCTACCCGGAGGCGTCGGCCTACCCGGCGGGCGTCCCGGCCCAGGCGGTGTCACCGCTGCCGTACACCCTGCCGAAGGGCCAGAAGTACGTCGTCGGTGACAAGGTGCCGGGCGAGTACTACTACGCGGTCACCTTCGCCACCGGCTCGCACCAGGTCGTGATCGGCGAGGACCAGTACTACGAGATCCAGTACGGCCACCGGGTGGCGTTCGTGCGGGCCGCGGACGTGAAGCTGGTGTCGTCCACGTCGTAG
- a CDS encoding DUF397 domain-containing protein — protein sequence MAESTIQQQPLTGWDKPELDLSNAEWQSSSRGRGDVQIAFVEGFIAMRNSGSPQSPSLIFTPAEWGAFVSGAREGEFDLT from the coding sequence GTGGCCGAGAGCACCATCCAGCAGCAGCCGCTCACGGGCTGGGACAAGCCGGAGCTGGACCTCAGCAACGCCGAGTGGCAGTCCAGCAGCCGGGGGCGGGGGGATGTCCAGATCGCCTTCGTCGAGGGATTCATCGCGATGCGCAACAGTGGCAGCCCCCAGAGCCCTTCCCTGATCTTCACGCCCGCCGAGTGGGGCGCGTTCGTGTCGGGGGCGCGGGAGGGGGAGTTCGACCTGACCTGA
- a CDS encoding thiolase domain-containing protein produces the protein MSKEPVAVVGIGQTKHVAARRDVSIAGLVREAALRALEDAELTWADIDAVVIGKAPDFFEGVMMPELYLADALGAVGKPMLRVHTAGSVGGSTALVAANLVAARVHGTVLTLAFEKQSESNAMWGLSLPIPFQQPLLAGAGGFFAPHVRAYMRRSGAPDTVGSLVAYKDRRNALKNPYAHLHEHDITLEKVQASPMLWDPIRYSETCPSSDGACAMILTDRAGAARAPRPPAWMLGGAMRSEPTLFAGKDAVSPRAGQDCAADVYRQAGVTDPRRDIDAVEMYVPFSWYEPMWLENLGFADEGEGWKLTEAGVTELDGDLPVNMSGGVLSTNPIGASGMIRFAEAALQVRGQAGEHQVERAGKVLGHAYGGGSQFFSMWLVGARPPES, from the coding sequence ATGAGCAAGGAGCCCGTGGCCGTCGTCGGGATCGGCCAGACCAAACACGTCGCGGCCCGCCGGGACGTGTCGATCGCGGGGCTCGTCCGCGAGGCCGCCCTACGCGCCCTCGAGGACGCCGAGTTGACGTGGGCCGACATCGACGCCGTCGTCATCGGCAAGGCCCCCGACTTCTTCGAGGGCGTCATGATGCCCGAGCTCTACCTCGCCGACGCGCTCGGCGCGGTCGGCAAGCCGATGCTCCGGGTGCACACGGCCGGGTCCGTCGGCGGGTCCACGGCCCTCGTCGCCGCCAATCTCGTCGCGGCCCGCGTCCACGGCACCGTGCTGACCCTCGCCTTCGAGAAACAGTCCGAGTCCAACGCCATGTGGGGCCTCTCCCTGCCGATCCCCTTCCAGCAGCCCCTGCTCGCCGGGGCCGGCGGATTCTTCGCGCCACATGTGCGGGCCTACATGCGGCGCAGCGGCGCCCCCGACACCGTCGGCTCACTGGTGGCGTACAAGGACCGGCGCAACGCGCTGAAGAACCCCTACGCCCACCTCCACGAGCACGACATCACGCTGGAGAAGGTCCAGGCCTCGCCCATGCTCTGGGACCCGATCCGCTACTCGGAGACCTGCCCCTCCTCCGACGGCGCCTGCGCGATGATCCTCACCGACCGGGCCGGAGCCGCCCGTGCGCCCCGGCCGCCCGCCTGGATGCTCGGCGGCGCGATGCGCAGCGAACCGACCCTGTTCGCCGGCAAGGACGCCGTGTCGCCGCGGGCCGGCCAGGACTGCGCCGCCGACGTCTACCGGCAGGCCGGCGTCACCGACCCGCGCCGGGACATCGACGCCGTCGAGATGTACGTACCGTTCTCCTGGTACGAGCCCATGTGGCTGGAGAACCTCGGCTTCGCCGACGAGGGCGAGGGCTGGAAGCTGACCGAGGCCGGGGTGACGGAGCTCGACGGCGACCTGCCCGTCAACATGTCGGGCGGTGTCCTGTCCACCAACCCCATCGGCGCCTCCGGCATGATCCGCTTCGCGGAGGCGGCGCTCCAGGTGCGCGGCCAGGCCGGGGAGCACCAGGTGGAGCGGGCCGGGAAGGTCCTCGGGCACGCCTATGGCGGTGGCTCGCAGTTCTTCTCCATGTGGCTCGTGGGAGCGCGGCCACCGGAGTCCTGA
- a CDS encoding thiolase domain-containing protein, which produces MTRDIAVVAFAQTDVLRTTDELSEVEMLMPVLHSVLDRTGLKTADIGFTCSGSSDYLAGRAFSFTLALDGVGAWPPISESHVEMDGAWALYEAWTKLLTGDADTALVYSYGKSSPGSLRDVLTRQLDPYYVAPLWPDSVALAALQAQALIDAGDTDESALAAIGVRSRRVATLNSRAQLRGSLPQGDYVVRPLRTGDCPPVGDGAAAVILAAGARARELCSRPAWIRGIDHRIEAHALGVRDLTDSPSTRLAAERAGAFERPVDTAELHAPFSSQEVVLRKALRLDDSVRVNLSGGALAANPMMAAGLVRVGEAAARIHRGESDRALAHATSGPCLQQNLVAVLEGEPR; this is translated from the coding sequence ATGACCCGGGACATCGCGGTGGTGGCCTTCGCGCAGACCGACGTCCTGCGCACCACCGACGAGCTCTCCGAGGTCGAGATGCTCATGCCGGTCCTGCACAGCGTCCTGGACCGGACCGGCCTGAAGACCGCCGACATCGGCTTCACCTGCTCCGGCTCCAGCGACTACCTCGCCGGCCGGGCCTTCTCCTTCACCCTCGCGCTCGACGGCGTCGGTGCCTGGCCGCCCATCTCGGAGTCCCATGTCGAGATGGACGGCGCCTGGGCGCTGTACGAGGCGTGGACCAAGCTGCTCACCGGCGACGCCGACACCGCACTCGTCTACTCCTACGGCAAGTCCTCGCCCGGCTCCCTGCGCGACGTGCTCACCCGTCAGCTCGACCCGTACTACGTCGCCCCGCTGTGGCCCGACTCCGTCGCCCTCGCCGCCCTCCAGGCGCAGGCCCTGATCGACGCGGGCGACACCGACGAGAGCGCCCTCGCCGCGATCGGTGTCCGCAGCCGCCGCGTCGCGACCCTCAACTCCCGTGCTCAGCTCCGTGGTTCGCTCCCCCAGGGGGATTACGTCGTACGGCCGCTGCGCACCGGCGACTGCCCGCCCGTCGGCGACGGCGCCGCCGCCGTGATCCTCGCGGCCGGGGCGCGGGCCCGCGAGCTGTGCTCCCGGCCCGCCTGGATCCGGGGCATCGACCACCGGATCGAGGCCCACGCGCTCGGCGTGCGCGACCTGACCGATTCGCCCTCCACCCGCCTGGCCGCCGAACGGGCCGGGGCCTTCGAACGGCCCGTCGACACCGCCGAGCTGCACGCTCCGTTCAGCTCGCAGGAGGTCGTCCTGCGCAAGGCGCTGCGGCTCGACGACAGCGTGCGGGTGAACCTGTCCGGCGGTGCCCTCGCCGCCAACCCGATGATGGCCGCCGGCCTCGTCCGCGTCGGCGAGGCCGCCGCCCGTATCCACCGGGGCGAGTCCGACCGCGCCCTCGCCCACGCCACCTCCGGCCCGTGTCTCCAGCAGAACCTGGTCGCCGTACTCGAAGGGGAACCGCGATGA
- a CDS encoding Zn-ribbon domain-containing OB-fold protein — protein MPEVLKAPLVVEFPFTRSLGPVQSAFLTGLRERVVLGVTTTDGRTLVPPVEYDPVTADDLRDLVEVGSTGTVTTWAWNHAPRRGQPLTTPFAWVLVRLDGADTALLHALDAPGPDAVHTGMRVRIRWAGERTGAITDIACFEPYDGEPAELTGSTGEFADPVGGIVAAARLDYTYSPGRAQTAYINSLVDRRTVGERCPSCRKVYVPPRGACPTCGVPTAEQVEVGPRGTVTTFCIVNIKAKNLDIEVPYVYAHIALDGADLALHARIGGIPYDQVRMGLRVEPVWTDGARYPDHYRPTGEPDADYDAYKELL, from the coding sequence ATGCCCGAAGTTCTCAAAGCTCCGCTTGTTGTCGAGTTTCCGTTCACCCGGTCTCTCGGGCCCGTCCAGAGTGCCTTTCTCACAGGCCTGCGTGAGCGGGTCGTTCTCGGGGTGACGACCACCGACGGCCGCACCCTCGTCCCGCCCGTCGAGTACGACCCGGTCACCGCCGACGACCTGCGCGACCTGGTCGAGGTCGGCTCCACCGGCACGGTCACCACCTGGGCCTGGAACCACGCGCCCCGCCGCGGGCAGCCCCTCACCACCCCCTTCGCCTGGGTCCTGGTCCGCCTCGACGGCGCCGACACCGCCCTCCTGCACGCCCTCGACGCCCCCGGCCCCGACGCCGTCCACACCGGAATGCGCGTCCGGATCCGCTGGGCCGGGGAACGCACCGGCGCCATCACCGACATCGCCTGCTTCGAGCCGTACGACGGCGAACCGGCCGAACTCACGGGCAGCACCGGCGAGTTCGCTGACCCGGTCGGCGGCATCGTCGCCGCCGCGCGGCTCGACTACACCTACTCGCCCGGCCGCGCCCAGACCGCCTACATCAACTCCCTCGTCGACCGCAGGACCGTCGGCGAGCGCTGCCCGTCCTGCCGCAAGGTGTACGTCCCGCCGCGCGGAGCCTGCCCCACCTGCGGCGTCCCGACCGCCGAGCAGGTCGAGGTCGGACCGCGCGGGACCGTCACCACCTTCTGCATCGTCAACATCAAGGCGAAGAACCTCGACATCGAGGTGCCCTACGTCTACGCCCACATCGCCCTCGACGGCGCCGACCTCGCGCTGCACGCCCGCATCGGCGGCATTCCCTACGACCAGGTGCGCATGGGTCTGCGCGTCGAACCCGTGTGGACGGACGGAGCCCGCTACCCCGACCACTACCGGCCGACCGGCGAACCCGACGCGGACTACGACGCCTACAAGGAGCTGCTATGA
- a CDS encoding crotonase/enoyl-CoA hydratase family protein: protein MGGTEHLTVRREGATLVLTLNRPEARNALSIAMLVGLYDGWLEADADDSVRSIVFTGAGGSFCAGMDLKALAGRGMEGERHRDRLKADPDLHWKAMLRHHRPRKPVIAAVEGYCVAGGTEMLQGTDIRVAGESATFGLFEVKRGLFPIGGSTVRLPRQIPRTHALEMLLTGRSYSAREAAAIGLIGHVVPDGTALERALEIAERVNACGPLAVEAVKASVYEAADLTETDGLAAELARGWPVFDTDDAKEGARAFTEKRAPVYKRA from the coding sequence ATGGGCGGCACCGAACACCTCACCGTGCGCCGCGAAGGCGCCACACTCGTGCTCACGCTCAACAGACCGGAGGCCAGGAACGCGCTCTCGATCGCCATGCTCGTCGGCCTGTACGACGGCTGGCTCGAGGCCGACGCGGACGACTCGGTCCGCTCGATCGTCTTCACCGGCGCGGGCGGTTCCTTCTGCGCCGGCATGGACCTCAAGGCCCTGGCCGGCCGCGGCATGGAGGGCGAGCGGCACCGCGACCGGCTCAAGGCCGACCCCGACCTGCACTGGAAGGCGATGCTCCGCCACCACCGCCCCCGCAAGCCGGTGATCGCCGCCGTCGAGGGGTACTGCGTGGCGGGCGGCACCGAGATGCTCCAGGGCACCGACATCCGCGTCGCGGGCGAGTCCGCCACCTTCGGCCTCTTCGAGGTGAAACGCGGCCTCTTCCCGATCGGCGGCTCGACGGTCCGGCTGCCACGCCAGATCCCGCGCACCCACGCTCTGGAGATGCTGCTCACCGGCCGGTCGTACAGCGCACGGGAGGCCGCGGCCATCGGCCTGATCGGGCATGTCGTCCCCGACGGCACCGCCCTGGAGCGGGCCCTGGAGATCGCCGAACGCGTCAACGCCTGCGGGCCGTTGGCCGTCGAAGCCGTCAAGGCGTCGGTGTACGAGGCCGCCGATCTCACCGAGACCGATGGCCTCGCCGCGGAACTCGCCCGGGGCTGGCCGGTCTTCGACACCGACGACGCGAAGGAAGGCGCGCGTGCCTTTACGGAGAAGCGGGCGCCGGTCTACAAGCGTGCGTGA